The following are encoded together in the Corynebacterium jeikeium genome:
- a CDS encoding DUF6114 domain-containing protein yields MPSANSGTDPNTNPELDPNYDPDLDDDLQSDLEADANQGTEIQGTAYQEVEEQDVPAIKNTRGFGNWRRQRPFAAGLFMLLSGIIMIVPAYLSFEVSNIVIQVSTISGVSTLLIGALLITSALMTWFKPDTRLLTGVASLILGIVALPMSNIGGFVLGTLCAVIGGALALSWTDEERAPKGVKKMGKNKGKKRKVDEQAA; encoded by the coding sequence ATGCCGAGTGCTAACTCCGGCACGGATCCCAACACGAACCCAGAGCTAGATCCGAACTACGACCCCGACCTGGATGACGACCTGCAGTCAGACCTAGAGGCCGATGCCAACCAAGGCACAGAGATACAAGGCACCGCATATCAAGAGGTCGAGGAGCAGGACGTTCCCGCGATAAAGAACACTCGCGGCTTCGGCAACTGGCGCCGTCAGCGTCCGTTCGCGGCAGGGCTTTTCATGCTGCTGTCGGGCATCATCATGATCGTCCCGGCATACCTGTCCTTCGAGGTATCGAACATCGTCATCCAGGTGTCCACGATCTCTGGCGTATCCACACTTCTGATCGGCGCGTTGCTGATCACCTCGGCACTCATGACGTGGTTCAAGCCGGATACTCGCCTGCTCACGGGCGTGGCCTCCCTGATCCTCGGCATCGTGGCTCTGCCTATGTCGAATATCGGCGGCTTCGTTCTGGGCACCCTGTGCGCCGTTATCGGCGGAGCCCTGGCGCTGTCGTGGACGGATGAAGAAAGGGCGCCTAAGGGCGTCAAAAAGATGGGCAAGAACAAAGGCAAGAAGAGGAAGGTAGATGAGCAAGCAGCGTAA